A portion of the Calothrix sp. 336/3 genome contains these proteins:
- the hypF gene encoding carbamoyltransferase HypF, giving the protein MVVEEIRIRGTVQGVGFRPTVYRLAKLWNLKGEVRNDGEGVLIRVCGSQESIENFLANLQVESPPLSIIQDISRTICQQEIDFTDFTIVSSVDSQIHTEIAADAATCPQCKQEIFDPFNRYFRYPFTNCTHCGPRFSIIRAIPYDRCNTSMSAFGICDDCAKEYQDVSDRRFHAQPIACHICGPTAWLERSDRQPITASMFSMLDDVDAVCTLLQRGKIVAIKGIGGFHLACDATQETAVNQLRQRKQRYHKPFALMARDMEIIDKYCLVGELEKDILQSAAAPIVLLRKRTDNQAKIPIAASVAPQQNTLGFLLPYTPLHHLILRRMGRPIVFTSGNISDEPQCIDNAEAQEKLGKIADYFLFHNRDIVNRIDDSVVRVNQQQIQVIRRSRGYAPTSIQLPLDFAHSPNILAMGGELKNTFCLLSQGKATLSQHLGDLENHSTWNDYQKTLELYLNLFNHNSQYIAIDKHPEYLSSKLGKELAATQEIPLISIQHHHAHIAACMVENHLPLNTSPVLGIACDGLGYGEDNTLWGGEFILADYRSFQRLARFKPMAMIGGKQAIYQPWRNTYAHLKSIDNWDIICAKYADLEIIDFLKHQPLALLDKLITQSINTPLTSSLGRLFDAVAAAMGICCQASHYEGQAAIAMEALIDIDVWNYREEIGIYPFKFNLLDTIYSIDAQTIWQLLLDDLQQHKPQKLIAAKFHLSLAYAITNMVEILCQKHDIKYVAFSGGVFQNQTLLNLTINYLQHLKITPLTHSLIPSNDGGIALGQAVITAARNIN; this is encoded by the coding sequence ATGGTGGTTGAAGAAATCAGGATTCGAGGAACAGTTCAAGGTGTGGGTTTTCGTCCTACAGTCTATCGTTTGGCAAAACTGTGGAACTTAAAAGGTGAGGTGAGAAATGATGGGGAAGGTGTTTTGATTCGTGTCTGTGGTAGTCAGGAATCTATCGAAAATTTTCTAGCAAATCTACAAGTAGAATCTCCACCTTTGTCTATAATTCAAGATATTAGCCGTACAATTTGTCAGCAAGAAATTGATTTTACTGACTTTACAATTGTTTCCAGTGTCGATAGTCAAATTCACACAGAAATTGCTGCGGATGCTGCAACTTGTCCCCAATGTAAACAAGAAATTTTTGACCCCTTTAATCGCTATTTTCGCTATCCTTTTACCAACTGCACCCACTGTGGACCACGCTTCAGTATTATTCGTGCCATTCCCTATGATAGATGTAATACCAGTATGTCTGCCTTTGGGATATGTGATGATTGTGCTAAAGAATACCAGGATGTGAGCGATCGCCGTTTTCATGCTCAACCCATTGCTTGTCATATCTGCGGTCCAACTGCTTGGTTAGAAAGGAGCGATCGCCAACCAATAACCGCTTCGATGTTTTCTATGCTAGATGATGTGGATGCGGTTTGTACTCTCCTGCAACGGGGGAAAATAGTTGCCATTAAAGGTATTGGTGGTTTCCATCTTGCTTGTGATGCTACCCAAGAAACTGCTGTTAATCAATTACGTCAACGCAAACAAAGATATCACAAACCCTTTGCTTTGATGGCAAGGGATATGGAAATTATCGATAAATATTGCCTAGTTGGGGAGTTGGAAAAAGATATTTTACAGAGTGCTGCTGCACCAATTGTTTTATTAAGAAAAAGAACTGATAATCAGGCGAAAATTCCCATAGCTGCATCCGTTGCACCCCAACAAAATACCCTGGGATTCCTCCTTCCTTACACACCACTCCATCATTTAATTCTCAGACGTATGGGTCGTCCCATAGTTTTTACAAGTGGGAATATCAGCGATGAACCACAATGTATTGATAACGCAGAAGCTCAAGAGAAGTTAGGAAAAATAGCAGACTATTTTCTCTTCCACAATCGGGATATTGTCAACCGTATTGATGATTCCGTAGTCAGAGTGAATCAACAACAAATCCAAGTCATTCGTCGCAGTCGAGGATACGCACCCACATCAATCCAATTACCTCTAGATTTTGCCCACTCTCCTAATATTTTAGCCATGGGAGGTGAGTTAAAAAATACTTTTTGTTTGTTGTCCCAGGGAAAAGCTACTTTATCCCAACATCTCGGTGATTTAGAAAATCATTCGACTTGGAATGACTATCAAAAAACCTTAGAATTATATCTGAATCTATTTAATCATAATAGTCAATATATTGCCATAGATAAACATCCCGAATATTTATCTAGCAAATTGGGTAAAGAGTTAGCCGCAACTCAGGAAATTCCCCTTATTTCTATTCAACATCATCACGCTCATATCGCAGCTTGTATGGTAGAAAATCATCTACCTTTAAATACATCACCTGTATTAGGTATTGCCTGTGACGGTTTAGGATATGGGGAAGATAATACACTATGGGGTGGGGAATTTATTCTCGCTGATTATCGCAGTTTTCAGAGATTAGCCCGGTTTAAACCCATGGCGATGATAGGTGGAAAACAAGCGATTTACCAACCTTGGCGAAATACTTACGCCCATTTAAAATCTATCGATAACTGGGATATTATCTGTGCAAAATATGCTGATTTAGAGATAATTGATTTTCTCAAACATCAACCTCTCGCTTTACTGGATAAATTAATTACCCAGAGTATAAATACCCCTCTCACATCATCCCTGGGGCGCTTATTTGATGCTGTTGCCGCAGCGATGGGGATATGTTGTCAAGCATCTCATTACGAAGGACAAGCAGCAATCGCAATGGAAGCATTGATAGATATAGATGTTTGGAATTATCGTGAAGAAATTGGAATATATCCTTTTAAATTTAATTTATTAGATACAATTTATTCTATAGATGCTCAAACTATCTGGCAACTATTATTGGATGATTTACAACAGCACAAACCACAAAAACTGATTGCTGCTAAATTTCATCTTAGTCTCGCCTATGCCATCACAAACATGGTAGAAATACTTTGTCAAAAGCATGATATTAAATATGTTGCCTTCAGTGGCGGAGTATTTCAAAATCAAACTCTCTTAAACCTGACAATTAACTATTTACAACATCTTAAAATTACGCCTCTGACTCATAGTTTAATACCCAGTAATGATGGAGGGATTGCCCTAGGACAGGCGGTAATTACTGCTGCTAGAAATATCAATTAA
- a CDS encoding HypC/HybG/HupF family hydrogenase formation chaperone gives MCLGIPGQIVEITDVVKKLAMVDVGGVKRQINIACIVDAAHPPESCIGDWVLVHVGFAMSRINEEQAAETMKLLAELAQIMQVN, from the coding sequence ATGTGTCTGGGAATACCTGGTCAAATTGTTGAAATTACAGATGTGGTGAAAAAATTAGCAATGGTTGATGTCGGTGGAGTGAAGCGTCAAATTAATATTGCTTGTATTGTCGATGCTGCCCACCCTCCAGAATCTTGCATTGGTGATTGGGTATTAGTTCATGTTGGCTTTGCTATGAGTCGAATTAATGAAGAACAGGCAGCAGAAACGATGAAATTATTAGCAGAATTAGCCCAAATTATGCAGGTAAATTAA
- the hypD gene encoding hydrogenase formation protein HypD — MKYVDEFRQPGAAIAILKEITKLSQSLSQPLKIMEICGGHTHSIFKYGIEEILPDNIELIHGPGCPVCVMPKGRIDDAIFLAQHPQVIFTTFGDTMRVPGSEYSLLQAKALGADIRMVYSPLDNIKIAQDNPDKEVIFFAIGFETTAPSTALTILQAAGENLPNFSMFSNHVLVIPALKALLNNPELQLDGFVGPGHVSMVIGSKPYEFIAKEYHKPIVISGFEPLDILQSIWMLLQQIIQNRCQVENQYDRIVVNSGNSAALQAMNQVFVPRDTFEWRGLGDIPFSGLKIRPEYAQYDAECKFSLPSNKVQDKKACQCGKILQGVMKPWQCKVFGTACTPETPMGACMVSSEGACAAYYKYGRLGKFTSSNLSPANSISV; from the coding sequence ATGAAATATGTTGATGAATTCCGACAACCCGGAGCTGCGATCGCCATCCTTAAAGAAATTACCAAACTGAGTCAATCTCTCAGTCAACCTCTGAAAATTATGGAGATATGCGGAGGACATACCCATTCAATTTTTAAGTATGGTATTGAAGAAATTTTACCTGATAATATTGAATTAATTCATGGTCCGGGATGTCCAGTTTGTGTCATGCCAAAAGGTAGAATAGATGACGCAATTTTTCTTGCCCAACATCCCCAGGTTATCTTTACCACTTTTGGTGATACCATGCGTGTTCCGGGTTCTGAATATAGTTTACTTCAAGCCAAAGCTTTGGGTGCAGATATTCGGATGGTATATTCACCCTTAGATAATATTAAAATTGCTCAAGATAATCCTGATAAAGAAGTTATATTTTTCGCCATTGGTTTTGAAACTACCGCCCCTAGTACAGCATTAACTATTCTCCAAGCTGCTGGGGAAAATTTGCCAAACTTTAGTATGTTTTCCAACCATGTACTAGTAATTCCTGCTCTTAAAGCCTTACTAAATAATCCAGAATTACAGCTTGATGGTTTTGTTGGTCCTGGTCATGTCAGTATGGTAATTGGTAGTAAACCCTACGAATTTATAGCTAAAGAATATCATAAACCAATCGTCATTTCTGGATTTGAACCATTAGATATTCTGCAATCAATTTGGATGTTACTACAACAAATTATTCAGAATCGTTGCCAAGTGGAAAATCAATATGATCGTATTGTCGTCAATTCTGGGAATTCTGCTGCTCTGCAAGCGATGAATCAAGTATTTGTCCCCAGGGATACTTTTGAATGGCGAGGTTTAGGAGACATACCATTCTCTGGTTTAAAAATTCGTCCAGAATATGCTCAATATGATGCAGAATGCAAATTTAGTCTTCCTAGTAACAAAGTTCAGGATAAAAAAGCTTGTCAGTGTGGAAAAATTCTCCAAGGAGTTATGAAACCTTGGCAATGCAAAGTTTTCGGTACAGCTTGCACTCCAGAAACCCCTATGGGTGCTTGTATGGTGTCTTCTGAAGGTGCTTGTGCTGCTTACTATAAATATGGTCGTTTGGGTAAATTTACATCAAGTAATTTATCACCAGCCAATTCAATTTCTGTCTAA
- a CDS encoding 4-oxalocrotonate tautomerase family protein — translation MPFITVQIAKGHSIEKKRQLVKALTDTLVDTLGSKPECITIHIDEFERDNWAVGGTLHSDKHGGRHVEKGV, via the coding sequence ATGCCATTTATTACTGTCCAAATTGCCAAAGGTCATTCTATTGAGAAGAAACGCCAATTAGTTAAAGCTTTAACAGATACATTAGTAGATACCCTCGGCAGTAAACCTGAATGTATTACTATTCATATTGATGAATTTGAACGAGATAATTGGGCTGTTGGAGGTACTTTACACTCGGATAAGCATGGTGGTAGACATGTGGAAAAAGGTGTTTAA
- the hypE gene encoding hydrogenase expression/formation protein HypE, with translation MQIIPQMNQNNKHKNKIRDTHITLAHGSGGQAMRDLINSVFVKTFNNTYLDKLEDQAIFDIPQLAAYGNQLAFTTDSYVVDPLFFPGGDIGTLAINGTINDLAVSGAIPLYISCGVILEEGFPIDILYKITENMQIAAQNAGVKIVTGDTKVVHRGAVDKLFINTTGIGIIRENIHISSHNIQPGDAIIINGEIGNHGTAILAARGELALETEITTDCQPLHDLVQKILNVCPQVHGMRDVTRGGLATVMNEFAQTSHVGISLDETAIPVREEVKGFCEILGLEPLYLANEGKLVVVLPAENVNRVLDVMKSHPAGKNACVIGTVVATHPGIVCLKTIFGTERIIDMLVGEQLPRIC, from the coding sequence ATGCAAATTATTCCTCAAATGAATCAAAATAACAAGCATAAAAATAAAATTCGTGATACCCATATTACCCTTGCCCATGGCAGTGGTGGTCAAGCAATGCGAGATTTAATTAATAGTGTATTTGTCAAGACTTTTAATAATACTTATTTAGATAAATTAGAAGACCAAGCAATATTTGATATTCCTCAATTGGCGGCATATGGAAATCAGCTAGCATTTACCACAGATTCCTATGTTGTAGACCCCTTATTTTTTCCCGGTGGAGATATTGGGACTCTAGCAATTAACGGAACAATTAATGATTTAGCAGTCAGTGGAGCTATACCTTTATATATTTCCTGCGGTGTAATTTTAGAAGAGGGTTTCCCCATTGATATTCTGTACAAAATTACTGAAAATATGCAAATTGCTGCCCAAAATGCAGGGGTAAAAATTGTCACGGGAGACACAAAAGTGGTCCATCGTGGTGCTGTAGATAAGCTATTTATTAATACTACTGGAATTGGAATTATTCGAGAAAATATTCACATCTCATCCCACAATATCCAGCCCGGAGATGCCATTATTATTAACGGTGAAATTGGCAATCATGGTACAGCAATTTTAGCTGCTCGTGGAGAATTAGCCTTAGAAACAGAAATTACAACTGATTGTCAACCTCTCCATGATTTAGTACAAAAAATATTAAATGTTTGTCCACAAGTTCATGGAATGCGTGATGTCACTCGCGGTGGTTTAGCTACAGTCATGAATGAATTTGCTCAAACTAGTCATGTGGGTATTAGCTTAGATGAAACTGCCATTCCTGTGAGGGAGGAAGTGAAAGGTTTCTGTGAAATTCTCGGTTTAGAACCCTTATATTTAGCAAATGAAGGTAAGTTAGTTGTGGTGTTACCTGCTGAGAATGTGAATAGGGTTCTCGATGTTATGAAGTCTCATCCCGCAGGGAAAAATGCTTGCGTAATTGGTACAGTAGTGGCAACCCATCCCGGAATTGTCTGTTTAAAAACGATTTTTGGTACCGAAAGAATTATTGATATGCTTGTTGGTGAGCAATTACCTAGAATCTGTTAA
- a CDS encoding hydrogenase maturation nickel metallochaperone HypA, translating to MHELGITQNIVAIASEYAEGKKVSRVLLEIGKLSAIMPDAIRFCFDICSQGTVLAEAKLEIREISGLGKCQNCGAEIPLTQLFGQCICGSTNISLIAGEELKIKEIEVE from the coding sequence ATGCATGAACTTGGTATTACTCAAAATATTGTGGCGATCGCCAGCGAATATGCTGAAGGGAAAAAAGTCAGTCGGGTATTACTAGAAATTGGTAAATTATCCGCAATTATGCCCGATGCTATCCGTTTTTGTTTTGATATTTGTTCCCAGGGTACGGTATTAGCAGAAGCAAAATTAGAAATTAGAGAAATTTCTGGATTGGGAAAATGTCAAAATTGTGGAGCAGAAATTCCCCTGACACAACTATTTGGGCAATGTATTTGTGGTAGCACAAACATTAGTTTAATTGCGGGGGAGGAACTCAAAATTAAGGAAATTGAGGTGGAATAA
- a CDS encoding rubrerythrin family protein, producing the protein MDLSNSNTAKNLEAAFGGESMANRKYLFFAEVTRQLGMTELSKLFRETANQETEHAFAHFRLMHPELVIADSSKLTEEEKKAIAARCLELAIEGETYEYTTMYPDFTEQARSDRDSKAVAEFESQEAESREHAQIFRKAAHNFGLLTPIEHHHANQYTEALQALGGVAPATKAPGSEPATQKWICRQCSMIYDPVTGDPDSGIAPGTPFAEIPEDWYCPICGATKKTFIPYQEPVAA; encoded by the coding sequence ATGGATTTGTCAAATTCCAATACTGCCAAGAATTTAGAAGCTGCTTTCGGTGGGGAATCGATGGCAAACCGCAAGTACTTATTCTTTGCGGAAGTGACAAGACAGTTAGGAATGACAGAGTTATCCAAGTTATTCCGAGAAACAGCAAATCAAGAGACTGAGCATGCTTTTGCCCATTTTCGACTCATGCATCCCGAATTGGTGATTGCAGATAGCAGTAAATTAACAGAGGAAGAAAAGAAGGCGATCGCTGCTCGTTGTTTAGAATTAGCGATTGAAGGGGAAACCTACGAGTACACCACCATGTACCCGGATTTTACTGAGCAAGCGCGTAGTGATAGAGACAGCAAAGCGGTAGCTGAGTTTGAATCTCAAGAGGCAGAATCCCGCGAACACGCGCAAATTTTCCGCAAAGCAGCCCACAATTTCGGCTTACTGACTCCCATTGAACATCACCATGCCAATCAGTATACGGAAGCATTACAGGCATTAGGTGGTGTAGCACCCGCTACTAAAGCTCCAGGAAGTGAACCTGCAACCCAAAAATGGATTTGTCGTCAATGTTCGATGATTTACGATCCTGTAACTGGCGATCCTGATTCTGGAATTGCACCAGGAACCCCCTTTGCTGAGATTCCCGAAGATTGGTATTGCCCCATTTGCGGTGCGACAAAGAAAACATTTATACCATACCAAGAACCAGTAGCTGCTTAG
- a CDS encoding nuclear transport factor 2 family protein, protein MNPTEIEAIVRSYYENLAAMNPEAVLAHFAADAISHDPVGEPPAKVHEGFKEFIGRLQMVFESLETAIESIFFAPNSAAVKWTTQGISKSGKTVTFAGITIFEMNEDGKIHTTRAYWNPAAMLAQLRG, encoded by the coding sequence ATGAACCCTACCGAAATAGAAGCGATCGTCCGTTCCTACTACGAAAACCTGGCAGCAATGAACCCCGAAGCTGTACTTGCCCACTTTGCTGCCGATGCTATCAGTCACGATCCCGTAGGTGAACCACCTGCCAAAGTCCACGAAGGATTCAAAGAATTTATCGGCAGATTGCAAATGGTATTCGAGTCTTTGGAAACCGCGATCGAGTCGATTTTTTTCGCTCCCAATAGTGCTGCGGTGAAATGGACTACCCAAGGCATTAGTAAAAGCGGTAAAACCGTCACCTTTGCCGGAATTACCATTTTTGAGATGAACGAAGACGGCAAAATTCACACCACCCGAGCTTATTGGAATCCTGCTGCCATGCTCGCTCAATTGCGAGGGTGA
- a CDS encoding DHH family phosphoesterase, which yields MSPSQSLPNQRWHIFPQQEELAARMAESNHLSPLINQLLINRGINTPETAKIFLDPESLDLPAPLTEFPDLAASVELLEMAIANQEKIAICGDYDADGMTSTALLLRCLRWLGAKVDYAIPSRMHEGYGINNRIIEDFHTEGVSLVLTVDNGISAYAPIARARELGLKVIVTDHHDIPQQLPPANAILNPKLLPENSLYRGVAGVGVAYILAVSLAQQLGQLNGGMIKPMLELFTLGTIADLAPLTGVNRRWVKRGLRQLPSSKIPGIQALIQVAGVNGGKITENPQIPIPNIQTTTSNSLKPDDIGFRLGPRINAIGRIGNPQIVIELLTTDDMAVAWDMAIQCEAINQQRQQMCEEIEQQAIALVEAEYLDSLQDDRVLVVVQPNWHHGVIGIVASRLVERYGVPVFIGTNEDELHIRGSARGIPEFNIFEALEACHELLGKYGGHRAAGGFSLPSENLEKLRSRLSQFANQCLQPQHLKPLLKIDTQANLNQITRELYHQLNALEPCGIENPDPIFWTSGVKIISQKIVGKGHIKLTVAQIINHQQYEIQGIAWRWRDYFPLPQRLDIAYKMRENNFNGNTNIELELIGVRLGNLPPISSEKRETCQRAAFEFQQRQYSCGIFTNASHTEIRIKNSEGNVLVVEPGKQFGLLGKNREEAKEIDISLPIYNNIIQAAMTALHLE from the coding sequence ATGTCACCCTCCCAATCCCTACCGAATCAACGCTGGCATATTTTTCCCCAACAGGAAGAATTAGCTGCAAGGATGGCAGAAAGTAATCATCTATCACCCCTGATTAACCAACTATTAATTAATCGGGGAATTAATACCCCAGAAACGGCAAAAATATTTTTAGATCCAGAATCCCTAGATTTACCTGCACCTTTAACAGAATTTCCCGATTTAGCTGCCAGTGTGGAATTATTAGAGATGGCGATCGCTAATCAGGAGAAGATTGCCATTTGTGGTGACTATGACGCTGATGGGATGACTAGCACCGCTTTGTTACTGAGATGTTTACGCTGGTTGGGTGCAAAGGTAGATTACGCTATCCCTAGTCGGATGCATGAAGGTTATGGGATTAATAATCGCATCATTGAAGATTTTCACACTGAAGGTGTCAGTTTAGTCCTAACTGTAGATAATGGTATCTCCGCCTACGCCCCCATTGCCAGAGCTAGGGAGCTAGGTTTAAAGGTAATTGTCACCGATCACCATGATATTCCCCAACAGTTACCCCCAGCGAATGCCATTCTTAACCCCAAACTTCTACCGGAAAATTCCCTGTACCGTGGGGTTGCAGGTGTGGGTGTCGCCTATATTTTAGCGGTTTCCCTGGCGCAGCAACTAGGGCAACTGAATGGGGGAATGATTAAACCGATGTTGGAATTGTTTACCCTGGGAACGATCGCCGACTTAGCACCTTTAACTGGGGTAAATCGTCGCTGGGTAAAACGCGGGTTGCGGCAATTACCTTCATCGAAAATACCGGGAATTCAAGCATTAATTCAAGTTGCTGGGGTAAATGGCGGCAAAATCACGGAAAATCCCCAAATTCCCATCCCCAATATCCAAACTACTACCAGTAATTCCCTTAAACCTGATGATATCGGATTTCGCCTCGGTCCCCGCATCAATGCCATTGGTAGAATTGGTAATCCCCAGATTGTCATCGAATTATTAACCACCGATGATATGGCTGTTGCTTGGGATATGGCAATTCAATGTGAGGCTATTAACCAGCAACGTCAGCAGATGTGCGAAGAAATTGAACAGCAGGCGATCGCCCTCGTGGAAGCAGAATATCTGGATTCTCTCCAGGATGACAGAGTTTTGGTAGTTGTACAACCTAACTGGCATCACGGGGTAATTGGGATTGTGGCTTCCCGTCTTGTGGAACGTTACGGAGTCCCGGTATTTATTGGTACTAATGAGGATGAGCTACATATTCGTGGTTCAGCACGGGGAATCCCTGAATTTAATATCTTTGAGGCATTGGAAGCTTGCCATGAGTTGCTCGGTAAATACGGAGGACATAGAGCAGCCGGAGGATTTTCACTACCATCAGAGAACTTAGAAAAACTGCGATCGCGCTTAAGTCAATTTGCTAATCAGTGTTTACAACCCCAACACCTCAAACCCTTACTCAAAATTGATACCCAAGCCAATCTTAACCAGATTACCAGGGAATTGTATCATCAACTCAACGCCTTAGAACCCTGTGGAATTGAAAATCCTGACCCAATTTTTTGGACTAGTGGTGTTAAAATTATTTCACAAAAAATAGTCGGCAAAGGTCATATTAAGTTGACTGTAGCCCAAATCATTAATCACCAACAATATGAAATTCAGGGTATTGCTTGGCGATGGCGAGATTATTTTCCTTTACCCCAACGATTAGATATTGCCTATAAAATGCGGGAAAATAACTTCAATGGGAATACTAATATTGAATTGGAATTAATCGGAGTTCGTCTGGGAAATCTTCCCCCAATTAGCTCGGAGAAGCGCGAAACTTGCCAACGTGCAGCTTTTGAATTTCAACAAAGGCAATATAGCTGCGGCATATTTACGAATGCTTCCCATACAGAAATTAGAATTAAAAATTCGGAAGGTAATGTTTTAGTTGTAGAACCTGGAAAGCAATTTGGTTTATTAGGAAAAAATCGGGAAGAAGCTAAAGAAATTGATATTTCTCTACCAATTTATAACAATATTATCCAAGCTGCCATGACTGCGTTACATCTTGAATGA
- a CDS encoding Tab2/Atab2 family RNA-binding protein, whose product MRVWQADFYHHPQETSVWKLHICDATMTWQYTASCSQSEANSQWLTAQFSQAGELPEIIQVFRPQALSLIEKAAENLGISVVATRHTPALKKWLESLNFPVKIEKIPPIPVPEILWGESWRFGSLPAGDVTELLEQRPIPIVQAPEHLLPLNLGLASGQTIPGVVIYGGKMSMRLARWLAENHPVAVDYIPGAPDGLILEADLADRWVLVTFDDQDMQAAAQIYSQRQQQAKGLHFLLVQPDDSEITYSGFWLLQKE is encoded by the coding sequence ATGCGTGTCTGGCAAGCAGATTTCTATCATCACCCCCAGGAAACATCAGTATGGAAATTGCATATTTGTGATGCGACAATGACTTGGCAATATACCGCTAGTTGCTCACAATCTGAGGCAAATTCCCAGTGGTTGACAGCACAATTTTCTCAAGCGGGGGAGTTGCCAGAAATTATTCAAGTTTTTCGCCCTCAAGCCTTAAGTTTGATAGAAAAAGCGGCAGAGAATTTGGGGATTTCCGTTGTGGCAACTCGACACACCCCAGCTTTAAAAAAATGGTTAGAAAGCCTGAATTTTCCTGTAAAAATTGAAAAAATCCCCCCTATCCCTGTACCAGAAATTCTCTGGGGTGAAAGTTGGCGTTTTGGCTCTTTGCCAGCTGGTGATGTAACGGAATTATTAGAACAACGTCCAATTCCCATCGTACAAGCACCGGAACATCTCTTACCCTTAAATCTGGGTTTAGCTTCTGGGCAAACTATTCCTGGTGTGGTGATTTATGGTGGTAAAATGTCGATGCGATTAGCCAGATGGTTGGCAGAGAATCACCCCGTTGCTGTAGATTATATTCCGGGAGCGCCGGATGGATTAATCTTAGAAGCAGATTTAGCTGATAGATGGGTACTAGTCACCTTTGATGATCAGGATATGCAAGCTGCTGCCCAAATTTACAGCCAACGTCAGCAACAAGCTAAAGGTTTACATTTTCTCCTGGTACAACCAGATGATTCGGAAATCACCTATAGTGGTTTTTGGTTGTTACAAAAGGAGTGA